In one Alnus glutinosa chromosome 12, dhAlnGlut1.1, whole genome shotgun sequence genomic region, the following are encoded:
- the LOC133851894 gene encoding acyl transferase 4 isoform X2, which yields MAFSVTRSRGSLVRPCEETPSGTLDLSAIDRLPALRCNARTLHVFGHGPDEAARVIREGLSRALVPYYPLAGRLKESSQGQLQIECRGEGVWLVEASADSTLDAVNYLDDVVSIPYDQLLPDHIPENEGIDPLVQMQVTQFACGGIVIGLLFCHSICDGLGAAQFLNAVGELAKGAEQLSTIPVWQRDFLPPPPEQVNVTALVNPPPPPPMPNYRLEHANVDITLDQINQLKREFEQSTGGQKCSSFEIVAAKFWSCRTRAINWKQNTELTLVFFANCRQLLDPPLPDGFYGNCFFPVTITAWSESLARASISEVVGIIQEAKATLPTEFAKYTKVLKGELAKDGDDPFAPPLGYTTLFISEWGRLGFNQVDYGWGAPVHIVPIQGSSMIPVGIVGSLALPNKGVRLMTWCVEEAHRQPFLNQMMTVSQE from the exons ATGGCTTTCTCTGTAACCAGGTCAAGAGGAAGCCTAGTTAGGCCATGTGAGGAGACACCATCTGGAACACTTGATCTATCAGCTATTGATAGATTGCCTGCCCTAAGATGCAATGCTCGAACATTGCATGTATTCGGGCATGGCCCTGATGAGGCGGCACGAGTTATAAGAGAAGGGTTGTCCAGGGCATTGGTTCCTTACTACCCTCTTGCTGGAAGGCTGAAAGAGTCGAGCCAAGGTCAGCTCCAAATTGAATGTCGCGGAGAAGGCGTGTGGCTTGTCGAGGCGTCCGCTGATTCTACTCTTGATGCTGTCAATTACTTGGACGATGTTGTCTCCATCCCATATGATCAGCTTCTTCCTGACCATATCCCAGAGAATGAAGGCATAGACCCGCTTGTGCaaatgcag GTGACACAATTTGCATGTGGTGGTATCGTGATAGGCCTCCTATTCTGCCACAGCATATGTGATGGCCTAGGAGCCGCACAATTTCTAAATGCGGTTGGCGAGCTGGCTAAAGGTGCTGAGCAGCTGAGCACTATACCAGTGTGGCAAAGGGACTTTCTTCCACCTCCACCCGAACAGGTAAATGTCACTGCGCTGGTAAAcccaccaccaccgccaccaaTGCCCAACTACAGGCTAGAACATGCCAACGTGGATATAACTCTCGATCAAATCAACCAGCTCAAGCGAGAATTTGAGCAATCAACAGGGGGACAGAAATGCTCTTCTTTCGAAATCGTGGCTGCCAAATTCTGGAGCTGTCGAACGCGAGCTATAAATTGGAAACAAAATACTGAACTCACGCTTGTCTTCTTCGCAAATTGCCGGCAGCTCTTGGACCCTCCCTTGCCAGACGGTTTCTACGGGAACTGCTTCTTCCCAGTGACAATCACAGCTTGGAGCGAGTCACTCGCTCGGGCATCAATCAGCGAGGTTGTGGGAATAATCCAAGAAGCAAAGGCTACGCTCCCCACTGAGTTTGCCAAGTACACCAAGGTATTGAAGGGTGAGTTGGCGAAAGACGGCGACGACCCATTTGCACCGCCGCTGGGGTACACCACGCTGTTTATATCGGAGTGGGGCCGGCTGGGATTCAACCAAGTGGACTACGGATGGGGCGCACCAGTCCACATCGTCCCAATACAGGGCTCGAGCATGATACCGGTTGGCATAGTGGGATCCTTGGCTTTGCCCAACAAAGGTGTGCGATTGATGACATGGTGCGTGGAGGAGGCCCATCGCCAACCTTTCCTCAATCAGATGATGACAGTAAGCCAggaataa
- the LOC133851894 gene encoding acyl transferase 5 isoform X1 encodes MRGGEFESKMYGLTRSRGSLVRPCEETPSGTLDLSAIDRLPALRCNARTLHVFGHGPDEAARVIREGLSRALVPYYPLAGRLKESSQGQLQIECRGEGVWLVEASADSTLDAVNYLDDVVSIPYDQLLPDHIPENEGIDPLVQMQVTQFACGGIVIGLLFCHSICDGLGAAQFLNAVGELAKGAEQLSTIPVWQRDFLPPPPEQVNVTALVNPPPPPPMPNYRLEHANVDITLDQINQLKREFEQSTGGQKCSSFEIVAAKFWSCRTRAINWKQNTELTLVFFANCRQLLDPPLPDGFYGNCFFPVTITAWSESLARASISEVVGIIQEAKATLPTEFAKYTKVLKGELAKDGDDPFAPPLGYTTLFISEWGRLGFNQVDYGWGAPVHIVPIQGSSMIPVGIVGSLALPNKGVRLMTWCVEEAHRQPFLNQMMTVSQE; translated from the exons ATGAGAGGGGGAGAATTTGAGAGCAAAATGTATGGGCTTACTAG GTCAAGAGGAAGCCTAGTTAGGCCATGTGAGGAGACACCATCTGGAACACTTGATCTATCAGCTATTGATAGATTGCCTGCCCTAAGATGCAATGCTCGAACATTGCATGTATTCGGGCATGGCCCTGATGAGGCGGCACGAGTTATAAGAGAAGGGTTGTCCAGGGCATTGGTTCCTTACTACCCTCTTGCTGGAAGGCTGAAAGAGTCGAGCCAAGGTCAGCTCCAAATTGAATGTCGCGGAGAAGGCGTGTGGCTTGTCGAGGCGTCCGCTGATTCTACTCTTGATGCTGTCAATTACTTGGACGATGTTGTCTCCATCCCATATGATCAGCTTCTTCCTGACCATATCCCAGAGAATGAAGGCATAGACCCGCTTGTGCaaatgcag GTGACACAATTTGCATGTGGTGGTATCGTGATAGGCCTCCTATTCTGCCACAGCATATGTGATGGCCTAGGAGCCGCACAATTTCTAAATGCGGTTGGCGAGCTGGCTAAAGGTGCTGAGCAGCTGAGCACTATACCAGTGTGGCAAAGGGACTTTCTTCCACCTCCACCCGAACAGGTAAATGTCACTGCGCTGGTAAAcccaccaccaccgccaccaaTGCCCAACTACAGGCTAGAACATGCCAACGTGGATATAACTCTCGATCAAATCAACCAGCTCAAGCGAGAATTTGAGCAATCAACAGGGGGACAGAAATGCTCTTCTTTCGAAATCGTGGCTGCCAAATTCTGGAGCTGTCGAACGCGAGCTATAAATTGGAAACAAAATACTGAACTCACGCTTGTCTTCTTCGCAAATTGCCGGCAGCTCTTGGACCCTCCCTTGCCAGACGGTTTCTACGGGAACTGCTTCTTCCCAGTGACAATCACAGCTTGGAGCGAGTCACTCGCTCGGGCATCAATCAGCGAGGTTGTGGGAATAATCCAAGAAGCAAAGGCTACGCTCCCCACTGAGTTTGCCAAGTACACCAAGGTATTGAAGGGTGAGTTGGCGAAAGACGGCGACGACCCATTTGCACCGCCGCTGGGGTACACCACGCTGTTTATATCGGAGTGGGGCCGGCTGGGATTCAACCAAGTGGACTACGGATGGGGCGCACCAGTCCACATCGTCCCAATACAGGGCTCGAGCATGATACCGGTTGGCATAGTGGGATCCTTGGCTTTGCCCAACAAAGGTGTGCGATTGATGACATGGTGCGTGGAGGAGGCCCATCGCCAACCTTTCCTCAATCAGATGATGACAGTAAGCCAggaataa
- the LOC133852362 gene encoding two-pore potassium channel 5, translating into MENEPFLASQTRPQLQPIIEHHDCSSSASFKVPQSQDPQSSSSSPLGAPSTRMKKPGGLHRCKTAPAMAVMRELKPETPQIPKPQSESSSIIRQAIFLLLIYLSFGVLIYSFNTDHFSGVETHPVVDALYFCIVTMCTIGYGDIAPLTPATKVFACVFVLVGFGFIDILLSGVVNYVLDLQENMILAGIHMGRRRSQQRFSARDYIVDVAKGRMRIRLKVCLALGVVLLCIGMGALVLYFVEDLDWIDSVYLSVMSVTTVGYGDRAFKTLPGRLFASVWLLFSTLMAARAFLYLAEARIDKRHRRIANWVLQRDITVGDLLAADINNNGFISKSEYIIYKLKEMGKIGEKDILQILNHFSKLDPNNSGKIRLPYLLENRL; encoded by the exons ATGGAAAATGAGCCTTTTCTCGCCTCCCAAACACGGCCCCAACTCCAACCCATCATCGAACATCATGATTGCTCCTCATCGGCCTCCTTCAAAGTGCCTCAGTCCCAAGACCCACAATCATCGTCATCGTCCCCACTCGGAGCCCCGAGTACCCGCATGAAGAAACCGGGTGGTCTGCACCGGTGCAAGACAGCTCCAGCCATGGCAGTCATGCGAGAGCTCAAACCAGAGACACCCCAGATTCCCAAGCCACAGTCCGAGTCCAGCTCCATCATCAGGCAAGCCATTTTCTTGCTTTTGATATATCTCTCTTTTGGAGTTTTGATATACTCTTTCAACACTGACCACTTCTCGGGTGTAGAAACCCACCCGGTTGTCGACGCGCTTTATTTTTGTATAGTCACGATGTGTACCATTGGTTACGGCGACATTGCTCCGCTAACACCAGCTACAAAGGTCTTTGCTTGTGTGTTTGTGTTGGTGGGGTTTGGTTTCATAGATATATTGCTTAGTGGGGTTGTGAATTATGTGCTAGATTTGCAAGAGAACATGATCCTGGCTGGGATTCACATGGGTAGAAGAAGATCCCAACAGAGATTTTCAGCTAGGGACTATATTGTTGATGTAGCAAAGGGTAGGATGAGAATTAGGCTCAAGGTTTGTTTGGCTCTTGGTGTGGTGCTGTTGTGTATTGGGATGGGAGCATTGGTGTTGTATTTTGTGGAGGATTTGGATTGGATTGATTCGGTTTATTTGTCGGTTATGTCTGTTACGACAGTTGGGTATGGCGATAGGGCCTTCAAGACGCTTCCGGGGCGGTTGTTCGCCTCCGTTTGGCTTCTGTTTTCTACGCTGATGGCGGCGCGGGCGTTTCTGTATTTGGCGGAGGCGAGAATTGATAAGAGGCACAGGAGAATTGCCAACTGGGTTCTTCAAAGGGATATAACAGTTGGGGATTTGCTTGCCGCCGACATCAATAACAATGGTTTCATTAG TAAATCAGAGTACATAATTTACAAGCTCAAAGAGATGGGAAAGATAGGGGAGAAAGATATATTACAAATCTTGAATCATTTCAGTAAGCTCGATCCCAACAACTCTGGGAAGATAAGGCTGCCTTATCTTTTGGAGAATCGCTTGTGA